Part of the Ornithodoros turicata isolate Travis chromosome 6, ASM3712646v1, whole genome shotgun sequence genome, AGAGACAAGGGACGACAAGATTTCACGCAACAACTCCTTACTAACCGCCGACAAAATTCAATGCGGGAGAAAACAAGGGCAGTGACAGAAAAAACTGGCTTGTTAACACGTGACAATATTTGACGCACAACTACCCGACATGAACTCGTTAGTCCTGAAGGGAATCACcaaaattatgtgtggttacaCTAGGAAGCActatatagtcgtgttcaacttaggaaggaaaataaatctagtctgtcaactacatacactgttggagataaggagaagcaatagagcgccaggagaaataccgCAGCATCACCGGcaggggagcgcactttcttCCGCGGCGTAGTGTCGTGCGGCCAGTCtcaacagccaatacggaagcagagtgagtatagtggattacattatctgatGCAAGGTGGGAGCACGACCTCTCTGTATCCAGCCGTCCTATCTGCAGCTCAGCAATATTTTGAGACTACATTCCTTTCGTTATTGAGTTGAATACGACTCTAGTATTAGCAACGCCTAAAAAGGTTGGTGTGTGAGGGGATGAAGCCGCCATTTGAGAACTAAAATGTGATGAAGGCTCTCGCCTACAGATCGTCACGGCGACCATATTTGCTGCGTGCTTCGCTGGCCAGAATCGTGCTGCTGCATTTCGTGGTTCCGGGACCATTTCGTCGAAAAACGGACGTTTCAACGAAGGTcgtttcatcgaatcggtggccgccgctttttattgcggcaacgtgtgaaatatgtaaaaggaactcctgacctaaccttggtcagtctccccaatgtgtgaaatacgtaaaaggctctcatgacctaaccttggttagGTCTAACCTAACCTTGGCGTTGATGAAACGGCTTTCTACaacacggcgttcgatgaaaaggggggggggcggacaCCGCATTTCATTCTTTGCAAAACCTTTACAGAAATCCGTATTATCATCAGACCGTACTCACTTTGGGATGAAGCCATCCACTTGTGCCAACCGTGTGATGGAATCGTCGGATTCACCCTGCAAGGTTGGGACGTAAAATGAAACACAGCCCAAGCTTTTTGCACCAAAACCATCTCAGGATGATCCCCGTGTTACTCGCGAGAAATTGTTCACGATTCTCACCATTCTCCGGATGGCTCCACAAATAGCGTAGGCCTTGGTCTCCCCTGTCACACGACCGGTCGACTCGTCGACCTGCAAAGGtaaaatgcatatttttaaGTCCCGTTACGAAGCGGAGGTAAAAGAAGAGAATGAGATACGCGCTTCAACTTACGACAGCTAAGTTGATCTGAATGGATGCATGATCCTTGGCGTGGATGATGCGGTTGCTAGTGGAGCTGCGTATTAAAAAAATTGACGTCTCCTTTAACCACAGGTAATGGGCCAATTTTCGTAGTTTCAATTGACATTATCTTAGATCACCAGTGCACCTTGCGAAACGGTCTGCAGAAACTGCGACGACCAGCTTGACATTTTGCAACGAACGGTACGTGAAGTGTTCAACACGTGGACTTACCACTTCCTTGGGATGTAAAGATCAACGTATTCCCCAGCTTCGTTCTGCATGTTTCTGGAATCTACGTGATATGAAACGCTATTTTAAGCCGAGGACGTTTGTAAAAGTTTAATATTACTGCAGAAAATAATCCTTACTTCAGATCACCGAGTTCAGCAAACCAGACAAGATGGCGAACGATAATGAAAGGATCACGTGACAGTCGCTTTAGTTGCTCGACGTCGAAAAACGCAATACAAAAACATTTtctatataatatataaatGTAGAACGTTAAAAAACTTTACATTTCTAGTGGGTGAAACGTCTTTTTTATTGCAGCTTCTATTGTGCGCTGGCTGAATCGCCGCAGGTGAGCTATCGTCGACATCGGCATCAATCTTTAGGAGATCGGCTGCTTTACACGTGTTTTCGCGTCGAGAAACACCTTCAAAATGGCAAAAGCTAAAAAGATTACTAAAGGAAAACATACCACCATCAACAAAGGAAATCACAGCTTAAACCCAGGTGAAGCTCAACGTCGATTTCACTTTTTTATATCCTGTTCAGCGTGTGTAGCGATGTAAACCTGTGTGCGTACCCCATTGAGTCTGATGTTGCTCGTATATCAGCGCTGACAGGAGTTGAACTGCAATGAACAGCAATATTGGTTAACGTGTTTAATGAAAAGAAATTCTTCTTGTGTGAATTAGTCACCCATATAGTGTGCAAGCCCCGTAGACTTCACGCCACTACTTTTCAAAGACGAATGTAAACATCATCTAAGTCCTTCAAATAGTCCGTCAGAGTAATTTTCTTAGACACATACATTTTTCTCCTCCAGACCGCGTCAAGAAGAGCAATGACAACTCAATGCGTGACAAGAGTACGATTAAAAGGCTTTTGATGTACAAGAACTCCAAGCCATACAGGTAGTATCATTATTTATGCTTTAACGACACGCAGTATTCACGAATTCACATCTGCAACATTAAATTGGAGCTGGTACAGTTCTTGGAAAAGCAACATTGATAGGACCATAACAAGCCCTCAATCTATTGCACACAGGAATAGGAAAGGTAAAATTGTCAAAGCAGCGCCGTACCAGTCGTGGGTGAACTCTGGAACAGTTGCTCGAGTTGCGCCCAACCAGAAATGGTTTGGGAACACAAAAGTCGTCACACAGAACGCTCTTCAGAAGTTTCAAGAAGCCCTCGGAACAGCTATGAAGGATCCGTACCAAGTGGTGATGAAGCAGACCAAGCTACCTGTTACGTTACTTAACGAAAAAGCAAAGGTAAGCGCCAAAGTGAGAACCACTTTGCCGcagcttctctttttctttctttctatcgCATCACATGAAAAGCGAAATCTTGTCAGAAAATATGCATTGCGTGTATGTATTTTGATTGCGTATTTTCTCGAGTCTGAACCGGTCACATGTGGCAAAAGGTTGTGAAaacacagtgaaaaaaaaaaaacgttttttacCGTCCATATTACCATCTCTGTAGTAAATGACCTTTTCCGGTTAAACCCGACtcggcccggttattcccccccgaacggACCTCCGAACAATTCAGGTTAAACCCGACTACTCTCCGAATACCATTCGCGACGAAATCCCCCAAGTGACGTTTGCACTGAAGatgaacaaaggtcgccatgtGTAGTACATGTAGGAATGTGTCCCTTACGTTCCCagaaatacacccatgtgtgtaaGCACcatctatgccttcggggattagcaCTGGCAGCTcccccacaaaaaaaagaaaacaagattaggaaaggacataatagacaagaggagaaacaaaaacacccatTAACACCCCAAGGTACAATTAtcgccagatttctccccgaattatagatttaaaaatagcggcCGATTTTTTTCATCCCGAATCCGAGAAAGGCTTTTAACGCCAAAAAGTCGTTTTTGCGTCGTTTAAATGTCGTAATGAACGTTCCCGCACAATTTTTGCACCCCCAACTTTTCCtgactttttttgggggggagaaAAAGTACTCAAATTATGCAAAGTAAATACGGTACTAAGATCTGGTAACGTACACTTTTCTTTTGACAGAATGCCAGGGTACATATTTTGGATACATCAAGTTACGAATCAACGTTTGGACCCAAGGCACAGCGGAAACGGCCAAGCCTGCCAGCCACGGACTTGGAGGTACGAAAGGCTTTCTTGCTCGCAGAAAGTGTACAATATAGTTGGAAATGTACAAGTATTGTGTTCCTTTTCCTCCAGGAGCTCGTCACTACAGCAGACCAGAAAAGTGAGAAGTACGATGAGACGAAGGACACAGATCTAGTCAGAGAATTTGAACACAAGGATTTAGCGCGTGAAGAGATTATGTCGAAGGGACAGTCCAAACGAATCTGGAATGAGCTCTACAAGGTAATGCTCATTGTATATTTTTGTTAGTAAATTGAAGCTTGCATTCAGTGCTACTGTTTATCAATACATTCATTATCTGTAGGAGTTAGCTTGTGTTTCAGATTAATCTTCATGATTTTGAATAAATTGCAGGTTATCGATTCATCAGATGTCATCATTCAAGTGCTCGACGCCCGTGATCCAATGGGGACGAGGTCCAAATTTATCGAAAACTTCTTGCGGAAGGAGAAGCCGTACAAACACCTCATATTTGTGTTGAACAAATGTGACCTGATACCTACATGGGTCACGGTAAGTGATCAGTACCCCCAAAGCTGCGAAGACTGTTTATACCGTCACCGACTGGTATTTTAGGACTGGAAGGAGCCAAAAAATTGGGCTGAATTTTTAGACAGAATCTTAAATCAGcattgtttttaaaaaaaaaactttatttgAGCACTCGCACTCTGGCTTGAAAAAGTAACAACCGACACGAGTTTGTTTCGCCGCACGAACGCAGGATACCGCATCGTGACGAATTTCTGCTAGCGTAGCGTTGCCGCGATACACTTCCGTGAGTGTAGTGACGGCTTTAAGGATCGCCACAGTTGATGGCGGCGCAACGCCAACCTCTTCGTCGCTGCCACGCAGTCAGAAATATTGGAAGTGGAAATACATTGGCTCTATAGGGAGTTTGACACTGGCAAGAGTTTTGTCCTAATTTTtggagtccgaaatatcggttGGCAACTGTAGTAAGTTTTACAGGTGTGACGGGAAAGTTGACTGTCCAACTGCTTCATGAAATTAAACCATTAAGTGGCAATAAGTGACATCATGAAATAAAGAAGTGATGTGTTTGCAGAAGGTGCTTGCAACGTGTCACCATAATCTACTAGAACACACAATGTTTCTGTTGCTGATCGCACAATTTCGGGGATTGCTGACTGTGACCAACGTATCAGCATGACAGTATACGTTGTTTCATATCTGTCGCTGTACAAGAGGACCACATAGCTTATCGAAAGTGTTTGCACAACCTGCAAGTGTCGGGACAAGTTATAGATTGATATGCTGACATTGTGCTGTTGCTGTTCAATGAAGTCTCTCCTTACTTTGCAGCAACGCTGGGTCATGATCCTGTCTGCGGAGTATCCAACCATGGCGTTTCATTCAAGCATCACAAACCCATTCGGAAAGGGAGCGCTCATTAACCTTCTTCGCCAGTTTTCTAGGGTAAGTGGAAGACACAAAATGGGGGCAGTGTTGCAGAGATGCACAGCACACGTGACAAGCAGTGCAGCccagtctttttttctttttttctttttttgctaatGGTAGATTGTGGTAATGTGATGCACTTGCACCATACATAAAACTCGAATCAGCCTTGTTGTGTAAGTTAGAGAAACATATCTTTGCATCACTATTTAGAAAATGCTGCATAATCATGTGACATCGATTCAATTGTCTCCAGTTGCATTCGGACAAACGCCAAATCAGCGTCGGCTTTATTGGGTACCCCAACGTCGGAAAGTCATCCGTCATCAACGCCCTCAGGGCAAAGAAGGTGTGCAACGTGGCACCCCTCGCAGGAGAAACAAAGGTGAGGCTTCTCCTACATACAGTTTGAGTTGGTCCTAACTATGTCCTAACTACGTCCTAACTACGTCCTAACTATGTCCTAACTATGGCTGGCTTTCACTGTGCGTGCTTGCAGGTCTGGCAATACATCACTCTGATGCGGAAGATCTACCTCATCGACTGTCCTGGTGTTGTCTACCCAACCGGAGACACTGACACGGAAATTGTTCTGAAAGGGGTGGTACGTGTTTTCCTCAGGCTGAAAAGGGTGTTTCAATGTACATGCAAATAAATGCAGTATTGGACCAGTTGACATGTGTAGATGGCAGAATGTTCCGACATTTTGCAAACTGGGGCATTTTTTACTCAGGTTCGAGTAGAAAACATTAAAGACCCCGAAGACCACATTCCCGAGGTACTAAATCGTGTGAGGAGGGAGTACCTTGTAAAGACCTACAAGATTGAAAGCTGGGACGATGCAACAGATTTTCTTGAAAAACTGGGCAAGAGGTCTGGCAAACTTCTCAAGGTGAGACGTGCAATGGTAACTTAAATATTAGGGCACTTTTTTCTGTGTCCGTTGTGTTTTGCAAATACATATCTAAAGACCATGTGAAGTTTCTGAACAGTATGTTGATGTATAATTAATTTTAGGGCGGTGACCCAGATATCAGCACTGTGGCCAAGATGGTATTGAACGACTGGCAGCGTGGCAAGTTGCCATATTTCGTGAAGCCACCAGAAGAGGTAATGTTCCGTATTGACAAAGTTCAACATGAATACTGAATCAGTGTTGAGAATACTCACACTCGATGTGAAAGCCACATAGTGCGGAAACCTTACGGTTGAAGATACATAGTATTGTGTATTGATCCATACTTGTCAATGTGAAACAATGTGACCGTTGTAGATCTGAATGACAACTCAATTCGGGCAAGCTTTTTACACCAATGCAACTTAGCAAACAGTGGGCCTTGCACTGTGTGAGTATCTACGTTCATGACTTCATGTGCCCATTGCAATTGTCATTTAATGACACTGGAGCTCATGGAGTATATCATGACATAGTCCAAGTTAAGATTTTCCTGAGTGGGCAAGCCGCACTTGCAGATCGGTAGTATGTAATGCAATATATGTACTAATTATATATATTTCCACATTTGGCATGGCTACTCTTGCTGGCTAACAACACTGTGCTGATTGGCTTGCAGGAGACTGACGGCACTCCTCAACCGAGTAACAATGCTGCTGAAACAAACAAGGCCGCAGTTACAGAAAGCAAGAAGAAGGCTTCTGACACTAAGCCGCAGCCACAGGTTCTACAAGACCTGTCTAAGATACGTGTCGTCCCCAAGTTTGAAGGAAGTGATGTGAAACCGCTGCTGACACTGGGGTGTGAAGACGGCTATGACACTGATGAGGAAGAGAAGGAGGATGAGAATGAAGAAGAGGAGAACAGCGAGAAGCAAGACACTGGTTCCGAGAAGAACAGCGATGGAAGTGATGAGAAAAAGGAGAGTACACTAGTATCAAATGAAGGGATCGAAAGCGGGGAAGCTAAGGTGGATGGGGTGGGTGCAGAAGCAGCAGATGACAAACTTCCAAACGAAACAGACATTAAGGAAGGTCACGAGAAGCACGAAAACGGTGTCCATGAAACGGGAGTCagcctagcagacgacacaggcGAGACAGAAGCGTCTGCTACGTCAGACGCAGTCGGCACAAAAGTTACTTCGAGTGATCTAGGTGACGGAGGCATCGTACCTGATCCTGTTACTACCACAGAAAGCCCTTGTGTAGATGATGTGAAGGCTACTGAATCTGGTGAGTGTAATGATGGTGCATCAGGGGACAACGGCAGTGAAAAAAAGAATGTGAGGTGGTCAGATAGTGTCGAGACACTGGAAGCAAAGAAAGACACACTCAAAGCCGTGGCTGAAAGAAAGAAGACCATGAAGCGTAAGCTGTCCTGGAATGACAGAACCCTTAAGAAGGACATGAGGATTCCTCTGATTGGGGAATTGACTAAGGGAACAAAGAATCCCTGGGGTCAGTTTTTGAACAGCAGAccaaaaaagaagcaaaaaacagAAGGAGACACCGTGGAAACCAATGCAGCTGCAGTTGAAGACACCGAACCAAAGATGGGTACAGCTGAAAACGTCGGAGGAGGAGAGGCTCCGGAGCTGGCTCAGGCTTGCACGTCTAAGGCACAGAGCATCAGGCCTGCAAAGAAGGTTGGTCATTGTCAGAAGATTGCTGGCTTTACCTATTGCGAATTGGAGGGCTCGTGCTCAAAAAGTTCTTTAAGTATGAGGTGGAAGGTTTTGCCTGGAACGCAGGCTGTATTCTAGAGTTTCACAGAGCAAAGTCATTTCTAATCCTCAATTAATGACACCTTTTGTAGTTTTTTTGGGCTTCATGCCTTTCAGTTAAGTATGTTGAGGAGTGTACATACCTGTGTGGCATGATACCATTGCTTGACACTCTGTTTGTACTTTAGGTGTGTCCTAGTGGAACGTTTGTTGTCACTGCACTAAAAGGTGGACAGGGATCATCTAAGAAGCATAGAGCACGAAGGGATGATAGTGATGATGAAATTCCTAAGCTTACTGGAAAAGAGGTAAGGCTTGAATTGGTTATCCATTGAGTGGTTTTATGAAAAACCTTGAATCAAAGggttttttgttttccttttattttcaaAACCCCTCAAGCGACATCGCTCTTTGTATCACGTGCAGTAGATGCTAAATATGTGAAATAGCATTGTTGTTGTGAATCCAGCAAATCCGCAAAGAGGTAATTCTGTCCAGTTCTACGACCAATAAGTATTGCAACAAGCACCACAAAATACTTGCCTTGATTTCTTCAATTTTTCATTTTTGCtgaaaattttatttaaagtgtGAAAGTAAAAAGCCTGAAAGTGTGAAGTATCAGTGAGGTGCCATTGGCACAATCAATCTTAACCAGGTAGGTGTTGGCCAACTCCGATCTTCCTGATGTGGACAAAAACCCAGTAGcggatcggggggggggggggaggactgTTTGTTGTTTCCTAATTGTTGCCATCCTAAGTTATATGAACTGCCTCAAACAGTTTACCTGCATTTGGTGCTGCAACAAGCTGCTTTTGTTAACAAAATGTTGGCAATAATGCACCACGACGCATGTACTGTGCCCGCTCACGTGCTTCTCTCATCTTAAATGACATTCTGAGCTTCTTCAGCGAAGGTTACTACACGTTGCGGAAGATTACTTTCACTGCAGTTTCAAACGCAGTATGAATCCACATGGTGGCGCATTTCGTAGAGAGAAACAGAGAAACGTCACACGAATTCGGCACAGCGTAAAAGAAACGTGACCTGTTTCTTCCGCGTGatgtgatgaaagaaggcactGGAAACGCTTTTTGTGTTTTCTTGCGGAACCCGGACAGTACAGTGTCTGTCAGACTTAATTGTAACGCACAAGCGCGTGGCCTGCGCAGACGCCAGCGTCGCGGAGCGTTGTCTGCTGTTATCGAGACAGGTCGCAGTGCGTatgcagcacagccggtaacCCAGCCTCGCACGTGTGTCCTCAGGACAGTCTCAAATCCAGGGACTAACGCTGTGCGGCGCTCGCGTCTGCGTTACAGTTACGTCCGACGGCAGCCGTACATTGCAAAAGACGTATGATGCCTAAAGCCATGGTAGGTAATGCACCTctttttcacaacgcttctgcgcatgctctgtgaccctgactgcgccgaagaaggttccctacgtattcaatagatggcgccggcTGTAGGGTGCCTCCGGGTGCCTCGATATTTGTGCTACTTGTgccctctttgcaaagaggcGCAAGTATCGACGCACCCTAGCTGGCTGGCTGTGCTTTGGTGCGCGCCGATCGTGTTTCACTGGACATccactaggatacgacgcgagtgTGGAAAAGGTTCATTGTCTCCTCTAACGATTTCTCAACATTGCCAACCCTGTCTTACGCACCAAGCGTTAATAAGTGCTTCCTCTAACGCCATGATAATTCAATAAAGGATAGTAACAGGTGAATGCGCTGTTCACTGTTTACACCTGGCAATAAATGTTCTGTTCGTATGAATTCCTGAAAGGATGAAACAAACGACGTTTGTTGTTGGTTTTTCTCCGTGCATCAACAGAGCTCACTTCCATGTTTGTCGTTACAGAAGCGTCGCCTGATGAACGCGCAGAAGGTGAAGAAGATCGGACATCATTTCTACGACTATGCGAACGTCAAGAACAAACCTCGAGAAAAGAAGCCGGTTAATCATAAACTTGGCTTCAGAGGTCATACGAAAAAGAAATGATGACCATATAGGACGGCCTGACGTGTACATAATTCGAAATAAATGTTTTTAAGTTAACTCGCCATGTGGAATTCGCTTCCGTTAACTCAGGACCAGGCCTTGCGTGTCGGCGCGCAAAGTACCTGTTGCTTTGCTACAAACAAAAGCCATAGACACGTGATGAAAGTTGCAGCACTAGAGTTGTTTCCTTTATTGTTTGACTTATGGTCAGGCTAAAGACGTCGCATGCTACTCTTCCTTCTGTCGGCTCCACCTTGGCTTCCGCTGTGGCGATGTTGCTCGGACGTTCCCAGCCGAAGTTCTCGATCACGAAACCCCAGCTGTCCAGCACTTCCTGCCTTCACTCTTCGTCGGTCTGCATCATCCGCACACCGCGTACGGCCTTATTCGCGAAGTTTTGGCGAAATCGCTAAACATATATACTAATCGAAGCGCTGCGAGAGGTTCATGGACGTTCGAGAACACCAGCGTTCGCTGAACAAAGACCTGTTAACTTCAAAGCAGCGTTATTGTTTCAAAATAAATGACCACGCCGGAAGCCACAGAAGTAGTGCAAAGCGTCGACCCGAAATGACTATGGACATGCATTCTCGTGTTGAAATCAGTGTTCCAGTGAGCTATGATGGACCGTAAGTGAGCTACGCGTAGGGcgaatttgggggggggggggggggggcaacgtcACTTTATACATTCGATTTCCCTCTCCcactacgcgcttcgacaaagaaacccctttccacgcagagactgggaggtgacacgggttcgagtcctgtcaccggctgtgctgtctgaggttttccctgggttttccgaagactttccagacgaatctcggcacagttccccctgaagtcggcccaggaactcgtactaaccccccctgtctcccactccttcctgctgtctgcCGCCACTGACTATGCGCCCTTTCTTTGAAAACGAAGAAGACTATGGACATTTGTTGTtgtggctggtggccactgttcgtagtggaggaagaagaagaagaagtagtatAATTCTCGAGGCCAGAACATCCGGTGCCAGCGCGCGGAATGCGGCAGGGGTGTCGAACCCATGAGACCCATCCCATCAGAACCGTAACGTAAATTAGCCCGACTCTGCTGCATCGAAGACGTCGCCGGTTCAAAGAAGGGACCATGCTCTATTTGTAAGTACAGAACCTGTAGCATATTTCGTGATTGTTTGCCGTACATTCCGCTTTCTTCTCGCTGTGAGCCACGCGGAACCTTTCTTCAAAGCGTACCTCTGCCCTTCCTGGTAAAGTACTTAGCGCCGTACTCTGAAACGATCCTAAACTCGGTCCTCTACTCGAGCTACTCCTCGAGACTGCGGTTGTGTGTTTCGAAAATCGAAATACTTCGCGCTTTCCTCGAGTGCTACATGGTACTATCAGTGCTTCCTCAAGTGCAGGAGTGTTTGTTTTCTGCATTTACTGGAGTCGAGGCAGAATGACAAGCGAAGGGTTAAGAACGCTTGAAGCTAACTTGAAGCTCGAGACATTGGTGCTGCAAACATGGGAGGTATGACCATGGTGCCCTCACTCTTTTGACAGGTTTGCAATCCTGAAGGTGTGTTTCCACGCCACAGTGTTGCTCACACTAGCAGCACCTTTTTTTCTCGTGTGGAGTTTCTGGCGAATCTCGTCTGGGCTCTTAGCACTGCCGCAGCACTTGTATCAAATTGGCGACGATATCCTCTTTCATTTCTATCTGCGCGTGATTCTCGTTGCGGTAGAAGACCTTGTCGGATTAAAGGTAAAACACGTCATATCGCAAGACGTATTTGGAGGTGTTTGTCTTTCATTTGTAAATCTGATAATCTTTCAGGTTTACTTTTACGGCGACATCAGTCGCGTTGTGAAGAAACGAGAGCGTGCGGTGTACCTGGTAAACTACCAATCGACTTGTAAGTACAGCAACCGGAAATGCGAAAGGACGCGTTGCCTATCCATATCAACGTACAGGTCGCTGGTAAACTATAAGGTTTCTTTTCAGTCGATTGGATAGGAGTAAATTTACTAGCCGAAAGGGCTGGAAGTCTGGGAAATCTGCGGTACATAATCAAGCAGTCCCTCCAATCAGTGCCTCTCTACGGCTTCTATTTTTATCAGGTATGACTCGTATAATTATTCACACCCGCGATATTCCCACGGAATCTGGCACATGGCGccagaatatcgggagtggcgtacatagcagacgacaccatcggccctgtcgtctgctacgaatacCTTGTGGCTGAGTCCCAGGAATGTCCCCTATGGCAACACCATCTAGATCATGACTGCTTAAGCGACGTGACGTGACAATCACCaatccgccaatcacgacgtggctttcagcggccgtagctatgAAAGCGAGCCACCATCAGCCGCACGGTCAGCCAATAGTAGCCATCAGAAGCCTGTGTTTCAAAATCTTCGATTGGCCTACATCTTGGCTGGTTGATGCGATTAGCGGGCTCTTTATGTCTATGTGCGAAAGCgagagaggaggcattaagcaggcctaggtggcgttgcctATGGATCGAAAAGCACCGAGACACTAAGACATATGACATTGAGCGCTCGTgctcacgt contains:
- the LOC135398989 gene encoding uncharacterized protein LOC135398989, producing the protein MAKAKKITKGKHTTINKGNHSLNPDRVKKSNDNSMRDKSTIKRLLMYKNSKPYRNRKGKIVKAAPYQSWVNSGTVARVAPNQKWFGNTKVVTQNALQKFQEALGTAMKDPYQVVMKQTKLPVTLLNEKAKNARVHILDTSSYESTFGPKAQRKRPSLPATDLEELVTTADQKSEKYDETKDTDLVREFEHKDLAREEIMSKGQSKRIWNELYKVIDSSDVIIQVLDARDPMGTRSKFIENFLRKEKPYKHLIFVLNKCDLIPTWVTQRWVMILSAEYPTMAFHSSITNPFGKGALINLLRQFSRLHSDKRQISVGFIGYPNVGKSSVINALRAKKVCNVAPLAGETKVWQYITLMRKIYLIDCPGVVYPTGDTDTEIVLKGVVRVENIKDPEDHIPEVLNRVRREYLVKTYKIESWDDATDFLEKLGKRSGKLLKGGDPDISTVAKMVLNDWQRGKLPYFVKPPEEETDGTPQPSNNAAETNKAAVTESKKKASDTKPQPQVLQDLSKIRVVPKFEGSDVKPLLTLGCEDGYDTDEEEKEDENEEEENSEKQDTGSEKNSDGSDEKKESTLVSNEGIESGEAKVDGVGAEAADDKLPNETDIKEGHEKHENGVHETGVSLADDTGETEASATSDAVGTKVTSSDLGDGGIVPDPVTTTESPCVDDVKATESGECNDGASGDNGSEKKNVRWSDSVETLEAKKDTLKAVAERKKTMKRKLSWNDRTLKKDMRIPLIGELTKGTKNPWGQFLNSRPKKKQKTEGDTVETNAAAVEDTEPKMGTAENVGGGEAPELAQACTSKAQSIRPAKKVCPSGTFVVTALKGGQGSSKKHRARRDDSDDEIPKLTGKEKRRLMNAQKVKKIGHHFYDYANVKNKPREKKPVNHKLGFRGHTKKK
- the LOC135398992 gene encoding small ribosomal subunit protein eS21, translating into MQNEAGEYVDLYIPRKCSTSNRIIHAKDHASIQINLAVVDESTGRVTGETKAYAICGAIRRMGESDDSITRLAQVDGFIPKDY